In Juglans microcarpa x Juglans regia isolate MS1-56 chromosome 7D, Jm3101_v1.0, whole genome shotgun sequence, the following are encoded in one genomic region:
- the LOC121238126 gene encoding uncharacterized protein LOC121238126, with protein MVHEGIEDPATRTSNGTCFLFVEVTSKGKHKSEQGAKLHVGWEKPPTGVLKLNVDGAIFKDQHRARVGIIFRDAAGDVILAASKKEYVVNDLAKLELLAMLSGLQLCLPLGIEELILESDSLMMATQLEDEEESWFLGNIIMETKQLMARFRYCTIQHVGQVGNVAAHNLATHAWHVVDIVTWWDSCPGWTSLM; from the coding sequence ATGGTACATGAGGGGATCGAAGATCCTGCTACCAGAACAAGCAATGGAACATGCTTTCTCTTTGTTGAAGTTACATCAAAAGGGAAACACAAGTCAGAACAGGGTGCAAAGCTACATGTTGGATGGGAAAAGCCACCCACAGGTGTGTTGAAGCTCAACGTTGATGGGGCAATCTTCAAGGATCAGCACAGGGCAAGAGTTGGTATAATCTTTCGAGATGCAGCTGGGGATGTCATCTTGGCGGCGAGCAAAAAAGAGTATGTAGTTAATGATCTAGCTAAACTTGAACTCCTTGCTATGTTAAGTGGTTTGCAACTTTGCCTCCCCTTAGGCATTGAGGAACTTATCCTTGAGAGTGACTCACTCATGATGGCTACACAACTGGAGGATGAGGAGGAATCTTGGTTTTTGGGGAATATCATAATGGAAACAAAGCAACTTATGGCCAGATTCCGCTACTGCACCATCCAACATGTTGGGCAGGTAGGTAATGTAGCTGCCCATAATCTAGCTACACATGCTTGGCATGTAGTTGATATTGTAACTTGGTGGGACTCTTGTCCAGGGTGGACAAGTCTTATGTAA